AGAGCGCGAAACCGGGCGTTTGGTCTGAACGATGACGACCAAAATTATCATTTTTTGAAATTGATGAGCGTTTTTTCAGAGCGCCAATCCTTGCCTGACTATTTAAAAAACGGGATCTGCTCTGAACTTAAACATCAAAGTCACCCTGGTGCTCCCACGACATTTGAATGGGCATCAGCCATTGATTGGTATTATTTTACCGATTGCGGTTGCGTGCATGAGCCTGACCTGTTTTTGAAATTCGAGGAAACCTGGCGCGAATGCGGGGATTGTTGTGTGGCCATCAGTGGGCCCGTCACCGGATCAGGTTCTGGTCCCATCAATGAGTACATGACGGAACAAGGCGTGCTCAACCCACCATTGGAGCGCACAATTCATGGGGTGTATTTACCTCAGGCAATCGTCACCGCAAACGCTCTGATTGCCGGGCTGCCGTTCGCGTTTCTCGGTGGATTTGATCCCCAATTTCAGGAAGCCGCCGGGGAAGATCTGGACATGGGGATCAGATTGCGTCAACTGGGTGTCATCGCCTGGTCTCCCGCAGCTAGAGTATCACACCAGTTTGATGAAAACGAATCCGATTTCTATCGGCGATTCCGGCGATATGGACGCGGTAACCGAAAGTTGGAAGTGAAACATGGGTTGCCCAGCCTGCGCGCACGCCCGTTTTTACCCGAAAAACCTGAACAC
This sequence is a window from Verrucomicrobiota bacterium. Protein-coding genes within it:
- a CDS encoding glycosyltransferase; the protein is MTASYSIPDPISASVRFRSKPVNARAIKAIIPTYKDWDGLRVTLDSLLNLKTPPKEIEVANDNVEPGVPDWLSAYPVKVVDYAGNLGPARARNRAFGLNDDDQNYHFLKLMSVFSERQSLPDYLKNGICSELKHQSHPGAPTTFEWASAIDWYYFTDCGCVHEPDLFLKFEETWRECGDCCVAISGPVTGSGSGPINEYMTEQGVLNPPLERTIHGVYLPQAIVTANALIAGLPFAFLGGFDPQFQEAAGEDLDMGIRLRQLGVIAWSPAARVSHQFDENESDFYRRFRRYGRGNRKLEVKHGLPSLRARPFLPEKPEHQHLAGTALKAMQAGYDEAIDVAERGILKVIPV